TCTACCATTACCTATGAAGACCTCAGATACAACACAACTCGCATCCTCCAAGCGGGTCCTCGGCCTTGCCACGCTGCTCGTGGCGCTCACGTCTCCCACGTCCGCCGCCATCTCCTACCTCTCGGGCCACGGCGACATCGGGCTGGGTGAAGGCAGCGAACTGGAGCCCCACGTCCACCTCTCGGCCGGTGCCGTCGTCAACGGCAGCCCGTTGGCCGAAGAAGCCGAATTCGAACCGGGAGATGTGCGCATCGTCGTGCCGCAGAGCACCGCCGATTACATCACGTCCATCGGTGGCCGTCCTACCGGCACCGCCTGGGATCCCTTGGGCGCCAATGCGGGCGAGACCTTCTGGCTACTGCCCGAGACGAACGCGGGAGCAGGCGGTGCGGCCGCCCTGAATGCACCCTTCCTGGGCATTGGCGGCGAAGAGATCACGCTGGGCGCCTTCGACGACAACCTGTTCACCCTTTCACTCGTGAGCGCGTCGATGCCAGCCGGTGGAGACTTCTCGATCTATACCTTCGCGGGTTTCAACCCCTCCTTTTTCATGTCGACTGCCAACGGCATCGACAGCAGCGACCTGCTGACGCTCGACCTCGACTCTGCCGACCACATCCACGCTAACTTCGCGTTCACGCAGCCCGGGCTCTATTCGATCACCTTCGAGATTGCGGCCCTGCAAGGAGGCACGCCCGTCTCCACCCAAGCTACCTACAATTTTGCGGTGGTGCCGGAGCCTGCCACGACCGCCGCCCTTGCCGGGGCAGCCGCACTCGGCTTCATCGCCTGGCGCCGCCGCAGCCGCGCCACCATCGCGCGCTAAACCCGCATCAGAATTTTCAACCCAGCCCGGCGGCAGCTCCGCCCGGCTTCTCCCAATCGCTCTACATCATGCTCAAGACAATCGCGTTCTCCGCCGCGGCCCTGCTGCCGCTGGCTCAAAGCAATGCCAACACCTTGATCGGTGACGGCCATATCGACCTTAACCTCGGCTACTCCGCCGAAACGGGTTTCCAAGCGACCGGTAACTACACCGGGCCTTCTTTCCCAGACACTGTTTATTCGCTCAACGCCGCGGTCTTTCACCTCGACGAAGACGCCCAGATCGTTTCCCCCGGCGACTCGCTGGTCGGCTCCGGCTTTGGCGACTTCTCGATCCTCGGGCCCCAAGGCTCCGACGCCTGGCTGATCGACCAGACCCAGCAGCCCAGCGTGCCGTGGCTCGGCTTCAGCGGCTACGGCATCGGCGGCAGCCACAATGGCGCAACCAACGATCTGGCGATCTTCGATGGTGCGAGCATCGAAATCTCGTTTCTGGGCTTCGAAGGCCCTGCCGGCGCTATGTTCGGGATGTGGAATTATGGCGTCTTCGGCGGTCTCAATCCCGTATTCAGCAGCCACCACGACGTCATGATGGCCAGCGATAGCTTTATCCTGAACAACGGCCAGCACGTGCACTACGCCTGGGGCTTCAGCGAACCGGGCGAATATACGATCAACCTGGCCGTCAATGGTACGATCAATGGCATCGCCGTCCCCACCGGCACCTTCGACGTGCACTTCTTGGTCGGCGACGCGCCTCCTGCCGTGCCGGAGCCGCGCACGACTGCCATGCT
Above is a genomic segment from Verrucomicrobiota bacterium JB022 containing:
- a CDS encoding choice-of-anchor M domain-containing protein, whose amino-acid sequence is MKTSDTTQLASSKRVLGLATLLVALTSPTSAAISYLSGHGDIGLGEGSELEPHVHLSAGAVVNGSPLAEEAEFEPGDVRIVVPQSTADYITSIGGRPTGTAWDPLGANAGETFWLLPETNAGAGGAAALNAPFLGIGGEEITLGAFDDNLFTLSLVSASMPAGGDFSIYTFAGFNPSFFMSTANGIDSSDLLTLDLDSADHIHANFAFTQPGLYSITFEIAALQGGTPVSTQATYNFAVVPEPATTAALAGAAALGFIAWRRRSRATIAR
- a CDS encoding choice-of-anchor M domain-containing protein — its product is MLKTIAFSAAALLPLAQSNANTLIGDGHIDLNLGYSAETGFQATGNYTGPSFPDTVYSLNAAVFHLDEDAQIVSPGDSLVGSGFGDFSILGPQGSDAWLIDQTQQPSVPWLGFSGYGIGGSHNGATNDLAIFDGASIEISFLGFEGPAGAMFGMWNYGVFGGLNPVFSSHHDVMMASDSFILNNGQHVHYAWGFSEPGEYTINLAVNGTINGIAVPTGTFDVHFLVGDAPPAVPEPRTTAMLLGVSALGFAVYRSRRAR